Part of the Lichenicola cladoniae genome is shown below.
GGTCGCGATCTTTCCAAGCTGTTCCCGCCGAAGGTCCCGGCGCCCGGCGCCGACCTGGTGCTGGAAGTCGAGGAGTTGTCGGTTCCGGGATACGTGACCGGCGCCAGCTTCCATCTGCGACGTGGCGAGATCCTCGGATTTGCGGGGCTCGTCGGCTCGGGCCGGACCGAACTCATGGAGGGGCTGATGGGTCTGCGCCCGGCTGCGGGCCGGGTACGGGTGATGGGCAAGCCCGTCCATATCCGCAGCCCGTCCGACGCGGCACGGCTGCGGCTTGCCTATCTCACCGAGGATCGCAAAGGCCGCGGATTGCTGCTGCGGAATTTGATGCGACCGAACCTCACGCTCCTGGCACTCAACCGTTTCGCGGGCATCCTGATCGATGAAGCTGCGGAAGATCGCGCGCTGGACCTCGCGATCCGGGAATTCGATATTCGCGCACCAAGCCGGACGGTCGCCGTCGGTAATCTCTCGGGTGGAAACCAGCAGAAGCTTCTTCTGGCGAAAACCATGCTGATCGAGCCGGAGATCGTCATCATCGACGAGCCGACGCGCGGCATCGACATCGGCACCAAGCAGCAGATCTACGGCTTCATCCAGCGGCTTGCAGCCGCCGGCACGAGCGTCATCGTGATCTCGTCGGAGATGGGCGAGGTCATCGGTCTCAGCCATCGGGTGATGGTGATGCGCCTGGGCCGGATCACCGGCGAGCTTCAAGGTGACGCAATCGGGGAGGATGGCATTGTTCGCTACGCGATGGGGCTGGATGGCGTGAAAGCAGATCAACAGGCCGGGGGTGCACTGCATGTCTCACGCTGACGCCATCGTAGCTGGAACGGCGCCCCCGCCGCATCGCTTCAGGCTCAACCTTCATCTGCTCGGCCCCCTCCTGGCGCTGATCCTGCTCCTCGTCCTTGGCGCCTCGCTCAACAGCCATTTTCTGAGTGTCGAGAATATCTCCAACGTACTGGCGCGATCGTCCTTCACCGGCATCATCGCGGTGGGTGCGACGTTCGTGATCACCTCGGGCGGCCTCGACCTTTCGGTAGGCTCGATGGCGGCTTTCCTCGCCGGCGTGATGATCATGGTGATCAATGCGTTGGTGCCGCAATTCGGGGTCGGCTGGCATGTGATCGTCATCGGCATGGGGACGGGCCTGGCACTCGGCGCTCTGTCCGGTGTCGGCAACGGGCTCCTCGTGACGCGCGGGCGGATCGAGGCCTTCATTGTCACGCTCGGGACCATGGGCGTCTTCCGCTCGCTGATCACCTTTCTCGCCAATGGCGGTACGCTGTCGCTCAACTTCGATGTGTCGGAAGCCTATCGCGCCGTCTATTATGGCGCGGTCGCCGGAATCCCGGTGCCGGTCATCGTGTTTGCAGTCGTGGCGATCCTGGGCGAGGTCGCCATGCGTCGCACGCCGTTCGGACGCCATTGCTCGGCAATCGGCTCGAACGAGCAGGTTGCTCGCTACTCCGCCATCCATGTCGACCGCGTGCGGCTGCTGACCTACGTGCTGCAGGGCGTTCTGGTGGCTGTAGCCACTCTGCTCTACGTGCCGCGTCTGGGTTCAGCCTCCAGCACGACCGGTGTGTTGTGGGAGCTGGAGGCGATCGCAGCGGTCATCATCGGCGGCACCACGCTACGCGGCGGCTACGGCCGGGTCTGGGGGACGGTCATCGGGGTCGTGATCCTGAGTTTGATCGACAACATCCTCAACCTCACGAACGTCGTCAGCCCCTATCTCAACGGCGCCTTCCAGGGCGTCATCATCATTCTGGCGGTCCTGCTACAACGTAGCCGGGGCAAGAACCAGTAGGCAGAAGAAGCCCGAAGGGCTCATCATCACAGGGAGAATTCAATCATGCGTCTTCGACAGTTTATCGCGGCTGTTGCCTGCGTGACAGCGCTGACCGGCGTCAACGTGCAGGCGTTCGCGCAGGAGAAGACCTATACCATCGGCGTCTCCGTGCCCTCCGCCGATCATGGCTGGACCGGCGGAGTGGATTATTTTGCGCAGCAGACCATCGCGTCGCTTGGCAAGACCTATCCCAACCTCAAGTTCGTGCTGGCGACTGCCGGAGATCCGGGCAAGCAGGCATCCGACCTCGA
Proteins encoded:
- a CDS encoding ABC transporter permease; the encoded protein is MSHADAIVAGTAPPPHRFRLNLHLLGPLLALILLLVLGASLNSHFLSVENISNVLARSSFTGIIAVGATFVITSGGLDLSVGSMAAFLAGVMIMVINALVPQFGVGWHVIVIGMGTGLALGALSGVGNGLLVTRGRIEAFIVTLGTMGVFRSLITFLANGGTLSLNFDVSEAYRAVYYGAVAGIPVPVIVFAVVAILGEVAMRRTPFGRHCSAIGSNEQVARYSAIHVDRVRLLTYVLQGVLVAVATLLYVPRLGSASSTTGVLWELEAIAAVIIGGTTLRGGYGRVWGTVIGVVILSLIDNILNLTNVVSPYLNGAFQGVIIILAVLLQRSRGKNQ
- a CDS encoding sugar ABC transporter ATP-binding protein; translation: MATNASAILLQGRKLSKRYGAVQVLFDLSIELRAGEVHALIGENGAGKSTLMKILSGYQLPNGGEIMLGDQPLVFPSSEAAENAGIVLIHQEFNLAEQLSVEANIFLGREMRRGMLLDVKAMRARARALLAALETTIDPGTRVQDLTVPDKQMVEIAKALARDARVLILDEPTAVLTPKESRVLFRQIARLKAQGVAILYTSHKLDEVSEISDTITVLRDGRHVITAAAETFTESDMARYMVGRDLSKLFPPKVPAPGADLVLEVEELSVPGYVTGASFHLRRGEILGFAGLVGSGRTELMEGLMGLRPAAGRVRVMGKPVHIRSPSDAARLRLAYLTEDRKGRGLLLRNLMRPNLTLLALNRFAGILIDEAAEDRALDLAIREFDIRAPSRTVAVGNLSGGNQQKLLLAKTMLIEPEIVIIDEPTRGIDIGTKQQIYGFIQRLAAAGTSVIVISSEMGEVIGLSHRVMVMRLGRITGELQGDAIGEDGIVRYAMGLDGVKADQQAGGALHVSR